In Parasegetibacter sp. NRK P23, the genomic stretch GTACGGGCAACCGGAAATTTTGCGCAAGATCGGCTATAGCTTCCCGTTGGGAAGGCTGTATGTCGAAAAGTACAATGTTCGGTTGTTTGCCGCTGGAAGAAAGCGCTACTCTGTTCACGAGTATATGCTGCACGAAGTAAAGTGTACCGATGAACGCTGTTCCCAGTCCGATGGTGACTACCAGGATCAGGGTCTGGTTATTCGGACGGTATAGATTGGCGAAACCCTGTCGCCATACATAAGCGAGTTGATGGGGCAGGAAACGTTTTACGGCCGCGCGCAGCAACCAGGCAAGCGCCACGAGCAGCAGGAACGCAACCAGTATACCAGTAGTGAACAGCAAAGCGCTGGTGCTATTACCGGTTTGCCACCAGGTGAACACGGTAATGAAAACGAAGATCAGCAAGTAAAGCAGCCACCTCAGGGGATCGCGCCAGCCTGGTTGCGCTTCAGTGGAAATCCGCAGGGTATAAAGCGGGGAGATATTACGGATAGAAAGTAAAGGCATAATGCCGAACAACAGTGAAATGAAAAGCCCGGTAAGCAAGCCTTTGCCGATGGCCGGCCATGAAATGGCCGTGGTGAGTTGCAACGGAAGAATATCTTTTAACAGGTAAGGAAGTCCTTGTTGAACGATCGTGCCCAATGCGCAACCGGCGAGTGCTCCGGCCAGGCCAATAACAGCTACCTGAAGCAGGAAAATGAGGAAAGTTTGCTGGCCGCTGGCTCCAAGACATCTTAGTATAGCGATGGAGGCGATTTTCTCCCGCATGTAAATATGAATGGAACTGGCCACGCCAATGCAGCCCAGCAACAATGCAATAAAGCTGATGAGTGTCAGAAACGAGGAGAGGTCGTTGAACTCCCTTGCCGTTTCCGCTTTGCGGGAGTCGGAAGTTTCAAAATCAAGTCCTTCTTTTTCGAAACGTGGTTCCAGTGCTGGAAGTTGTTGCGCCAGACTGTTACCATTGAACCGGAAGTAGAAGTTGTAACTCACCCTGCTTCCTTTCTGAAGCAGTCCTGTTGCTTCCAGGTATTCGTAGGGAATATAAACGGGCGGTGCCACGGTGGTGGAGAGTCCCGTTCTGCCCGGCGCCTGTTCCAGCGCGCCCGCGATTTCGAAAAACAGATTGCCCACCTGGATGGTATCGCCGGGTTTCGCGTTGAACTGAAGCAGCAGCGTTTGATCCACCAGCGCCGATTGTTTTTTCCGGAATGTTTTTCCAGCGTTTACGGGTGATGTTTGAAAGCTGCCGTAAAAAGGATAGCCTTCTTCCAGTGCGCGCACCTGGACGAGCCTGGTGCCTTTCGATTTTGTGAAATACACCATCGAGGCGAAACTGGCTTCCCTTGCGCGTTGTGCACCTATACTGTCCAGGAACTGAAGGGTGGAGGCGGAGGGCGGTCTGTTGGTCTCCACGATCAGGTCGGCGCCGGCAAGTTCTTTGGCCTGGGCATCCAGGTCTTTTTGTACATTATCGCCGAGGGAGAAGATGGAAACCAGTGCGGCCACGCCCAATACGATGGCGCTCATAAAAAGCAGCAGGCGGGATCGGCTTCTTCTGCTGTCGCGAAGCGCCATTTTCCAGAGCCAGCTTATGTTGAGTGGGGTTTTACTCATGGCTTTAAAGTTGGTTCATCTGAAATAAGGTGCCCGCCTTTCAGCCTTATGATGCGTTGGGTAAGGGCGGCCAGTTCCGGGTCGTGGGTCACGATCACGAGGGTGGTGCCGGCTTCTTTGTTCAGGTTAAAAAGCAGTTCGATGATGCGGGCGCTGGTTTCAGCGTCCAGGTTGCCTGTGGGTTCATCGGCAAAAAGAATGGCCGGTTGGGTGGAGAAGGCCCGTGCGATGCACACCCGCTGTTGTTCGCCTCCGGAAAGCTGGGAAGGGTAGTGGTGGATGCGTTCGGCCAGTCCCACTTTCTGTAAGAGGGATTCCGCCTGTTTCCGGCTGTTGTTTTCACCACGCAGTTCCATAGGCACCATCACATTTTCCAGTGCGGTTAAGGTGGGGAGCAACTGGAAGTTCTGGAAAATGAATCCCACGTGCCGGTTCCGGATGGCGGCCCTTTCGTCTTCGCCAAGTTCATTTAATGTAATGCCGTTCAATACAACGGTTCCTTCGCTGGCGCGGTCCAGTCCGGCGCAGAGACCCAGTAATGTGGTCTTGCCGCTACCCGATGGACCGATGATGGCCGCGGTTCCGCCGGCATCAATGGAAAAACTGATGTTGTGGAGCACCGTTAGTTCGCGTTCGGCGCTACGGTATTGCTTGGTAAGGTTGTTGACGGAAAGTATCTGGTTCATATTTCGAAGGGCGTGGTATGTTTTTGGTAATTTTAAATGTACAAACAGGCAGTCAACTTTAAACGTGGTATATGTTAAATCTACGATGGATCAGCTTTTTTATGGCCGTTTTTTTATGGGTGGCATGTGGTAACAACAATGTTCCCGACGCTAAAGTTTCAGAAAAAGATTCTGCAGGTGCCGCTGAAGTGCAGTTGCTGGGAGAAGTAAAACATATTGTATTTTTTGGAAACAGCCTTACCGCGGGCTATGGGCTTGATCCCTCACAGGCCTTTCC encodes the following:
- a CDS encoding ABC transporter permease produces the protein MSKTPLNISWLWKMALRDSRRSRSRLLLFMSAIVLGVAALVSIFSLGDNVQKDLDAQAKELAGADLIVETNRPPSASTLQFLDSIGAQRAREASFASMVYFTKSKGTRLVQVRALEEGYPFYGSFQTSPVNAGKTFRKKQSALVDQTLLLQFNAKPGDTIQVGNLFFEIAGALEQAPGRTGLSTTVAPPVYIPYEYLEATGLLQKGSRVSYNFYFRFNGNSLAQQLPALEPRFEKEGLDFETSDSRKAETAREFNDLSSFLTLISFIALLLGCIGVASSIHIYMREKIASIAILRCLGASGQQTFLIFLLQVAVIGLAGALAGCALGTIVQQGLPYLLKDILPLQLTTAISWPAIGKGLLTGLFISLLFGIMPLLSIRNISPLYTLRISTEAQPGWRDPLRWLLYLLIFVFITVFTWWQTGNSTSALLFTTGILVAFLLLVALAWLLRAAVKRFLPHQLAYVWRQGFANLYRPNNQTLILVVTIGLGTAFIGTLYFVQHILVNRVALSSSGKQPNIVLFDIQPSQREAIADLAQNFRLPVQQQVPIVTMRVETVNGKNALQAKNDTAVGTPARAFEGELRVTYRDTLTDSEKLLEGKMGTTVKGPNDPVLVSLEDRYAKRLRVSVGDSITFNVQGMLVKTIVGSIRQVNWQRVQTNFRAIFPPGVLEAAPQFHVLISRVPSREVSAKFQQAVVARFPNVSIIDLNLILEVLDEVLGKIGFVVRFMAAFSILTGLIVLIASVFISKYQRVQESVLLRTLGASRKQIGQITALEYFFLGALAAATGLALAAAASWALAVYMFDAPFSPSILPVLVIFFSISGLTVLIGWLNSRDVVRKPPLEVLRRE
- a CDS encoding ABC transporter ATP-binding protein → MNQILSVNNLTKQYRSAERELTVLHNISFSIDAGGTAAIIGPSGSGKTTLLGLCAGLDRASEGTVVLNGITLNELGEDERAAIRNRHVGFIFQNFQLLPTLTALENVMVPMELRGENNSRKQAESLLQKVGLAERIHHYPSQLSGGEQQRVCIARAFSTQPAILFADEPTGNLDAETSARIIELLFNLNKEAGTTLVIVTHDPELAALTQRIIRLKGGHLISDEPTLKP